In Opitutus sp. ER46, the following are encoded in one genomic region:
- a CDS encoding MBL fold metallo-hydrolase, which produces MLAAAGLVARSSLLGQSSNPAAAPAAPATPAAPAAGFTAFRPLRRNVGVFTGRGGTIAWLAGKDALAVVDTQFPDTAALCIAGLPGRGDRQIDVVLNTHHHADHTGGNRAFKAVSRTIVAHKNVPKLQFEAAQRAEKDQKAGSTNRLEQQVYADTTFGDFWRRDLGDEVVSAQYHGAAHTSGDAIVMFEKANVVHMGDLVFNRMYPVIDPAAGASARHWITVLEEAVRTYPADAIYVFGHGNAKFDIVGKRDDLLVMRDYWTAVLAHVEKEIAAGKSRADIIALPALPGFTDFDGARRFGTNLAAAYDELTKKS; this is translated from the coding sequence ATGCTAGCCGCCGCGGGGCTCGTTGCCCGCTCGAGTCTGTTGGGCCAGTCCAGCAACCCGGCCGCGGCTCCGGCCGCTCCGGCCACGCCGGCGGCTCCCGCCGCGGGGTTCACGGCCTTCCGGCCGTTGCGGCGCAACGTCGGCGTGTTCACCGGGCGCGGCGGCACGATTGCCTGGCTCGCGGGGAAGGATGCGCTCGCGGTGGTGGATACGCAGTTTCCGGATACGGCGGCGCTCTGTATCGCGGGCCTACCCGGGCGGGGCGACCGCCAGATCGATGTCGTGCTCAACACGCATCATCATGCGGACCACACCGGCGGCAACCGGGCCTTCAAGGCCGTCTCGCGCACGATCGTGGCGCACAAGAACGTGCCGAAGCTGCAGTTCGAGGCGGCGCAACGCGCGGAGAAGGACCAGAAGGCCGGCAGCACGAACCGGCTTGAGCAGCAGGTGTACGCCGACACGACCTTCGGCGACTTCTGGCGGCGCGACCTCGGCGACGAGGTCGTCAGCGCGCAGTACCATGGCGCGGCGCATACCAGCGGCGACGCGATCGTGATGTTTGAGAAGGCCAACGTCGTCCACATGGGCGACTTGGTCTTCAACCGCATGTACCCGGTCATCGATCCCGCGGCGGGCGCGAGTGCGCGCCACTGGATCACGGTGCTGGAGGAGGCGGTGCGGACCTATCCGGCGGACGCGATCTACGTCTTCGGTCACGGCAACGCGAAGTTCGACATCGTCGGCAAGCGCGACGACCTGCTCGTCATGCGCGATTACTGGACTGCGGTGCTCGCCCACGTCGAAAAGGAGATCGCGGCCGGCAAGTCGCGCGCCGACATCATCGCGCTGCCGGCGCTCCCCGGTTTCACCGACTTCGACGGCGCGCGGCGCTTCGGCACCAATCTCGCCGCCGCCTACGACGAACTCACCAAGAAGAGCTGA
- a CDS encoding YbaY family lipoprotein, with amino-acid sequence MKFAPLSLVAASGLVLALAGCGHLEHAREGDPNRVVTGTVNVRMDLMPPADAKLTVRLVAPANVTAAPAQAAPDLVIGERGSRAQPEQIVAEQDIPVPTSMPAPFRLEFRASDAELRHGLNIEARLSWGGRMRFRTFESQVVTLETVARPQTVWIEAVR; translated from the coding sequence ATGAAATTCGCCCCACTTTCACTCGTCGCGGCCTCCGGGCTCGTGCTCGCGCTCGCGGGTTGCGGCCATCTTGAGCACGCGCGGGAGGGCGATCCAAACCGGGTTGTGACCGGCACCGTGAACGTGCGCATGGACCTCATGCCGCCTGCCGATGCGAAGCTCACCGTGCGCCTCGTGGCGCCGGCCAACGTCACCGCCGCGCCCGCGCAGGCTGCGCCCGATCTCGTGATCGGCGAGCGCGGCAGCCGCGCGCAGCCCGAGCAGATCGTCGCCGAGCAGGACATCCCGGTGCCGACGAGCATGCCGGCGCCGTTCCGCCTCGAGTTTCGCGCGAGCGACGCCGAGCTGCGTCATGGGTTGAACATCGAGGCGCGGCTTTCCTGGGGCGGCCGCATGCGTTTCCGCACTTTCGAATCACAGGTCGTCACGCTGGAGACCGTCGCCCGGCCGCAGACGGTCTGGATCGAAGCCGTGCGCTGA
- a CDS encoding TonB family protein, whose product MKSPIPTLSLLALALAVLPVSAQVPASAPNFVPLRVTSTELPVFPHDLIQLGVREGEVRIAFSVGTDGKLEDCLAVAYTHSEFARVTMGALRRWKFEAARYRGQPIATATEVSVVFQVEGTVVVSLTPSETLNVRLFSILEGKEPYRPRALKELDRIPTPIAAPSPGIPENFAKATLARSVTVSFYIDEDGKVRLPSVDSTEDAELGAAAIMAMRDWKFEPPTCRGRRVLVRASQVFNFRPPTPAPAATASNG is encoded by the coding sequence ATGAAAAGCCCAATCCCCACCCTGAGCCTCCTTGCCCTGGCGCTCGCCGTTCTTCCGGTGTCGGCGCAGGTCCCGGCGTCCGCCCCCAACTTTGTTCCCCTGCGCGTCACGAGCACCGAGCTGCCGGTGTTTCCCCACGACCTGATCCAACTGGGCGTGCGGGAGGGCGAGGTTCGCATCGCCTTCAGCGTCGGGACCGATGGCAAACTCGAAGACTGCCTCGCCGTGGCCTACACGCATTCCGAGTTTGCCCGCGTGACGATGGGGGCGCTGCGCCGCTGGAAGTTCGAGGCTGCCCGGTACCGGGGCCAGCCGATTGCCACCGCGACCGAGGTGTCCGTCGTCTTCCAGGTTGAAGGCACCGTGGTCGTCTCGCTGACGCCGTCGGAGACGCTGAACGTCCGCTTGTTCTCCATCCTCGAGGGCAAGGAGCCATACCGGCCGCGCGCGCTGAAGGAGCTCGATCGCATTCCGACGCCGATCGCGGCGCCGTCGCCGGGCATCCCGGAGAACTTCGCGAAGGCGACGCTGGCGCGCAGCGTCACGGTGTCCTTTTACATCGATGAGGACGGCAAGGTCCGGCTGCCGAGCGTGGATTCCACGGAGGATGCGGAACTCGGCGCTGCCGCGATCATGGCGATGCGCGACTGGAAGTTCGAGCCGCCGACCTGCCGCGGCCGCCGGGTGCTGGTGCGGGCGTCGCAGGTGTTCAACTTCCGCCCGCCGACGCCGGCCCCCGCGGCCACGGCCTCCAACGGCTGA
- a CDS encoding DUF4372 domain-containing protein has product MNSGKTVLAQVLAGLGGKEFSRCASRYPLDRDTPALSAYDHFATMVFAQLTYRESLRDIEACLTARRPLLYHAGIRGTVKRCNLAYAN; this is encoded by the coding sequence GTGAATTCCGGAAAGACTGTTCTCGCACAGGTGCTCGCTGGACTGGGTGGAAAAGAATTCTCGCGCTGCGCCAGTCGGTATCCGCTGGATCGCGACACGCCGGCACTGTCGGCCTACGATCATTTTGCGACGATGGTCTTCGCGCAGCTCACGTACCGCGAGAGCCTGCGCGACATCGAGGCGTGCCTGACTGCGCGACGGCCGCTGCTGTATCATGCTGGGATTCGCGGCACGGTGAAGCGCTGCAATCTCGCGTATGCGAATG
- a CDS encoding TonB family protein encodes MKAISKLVLFSLGIFSAVAASASVPEAAYLANCRKDPGVPVPISVVTPTVGREFSGLSVEVEFTVDQKGKPADLVIAPTVDDELAEAVSTAVKKWKFKPAERNGQPVATRVVLPVKVVDPISERATFASN; translated from the coding sequence ATGAAAGCAATCAGCAAACTCGTTCTGTTCAGCCTTGGCATCTTCAGTGCCGTCGCCGCTTCGGCCTCGGTTCCGGAAGCCGCCTACTTGGCCAACTGCCGCAAGGATCCGGGCGTTCCCGTGCCGATTTCCGTGGTCACTCCCACGGTCGGTCGCGAGTTCTCGGGCCTGAGCGTCGAGGTCGAGTTCACGGTTGATCAGAAAGGCAAGCCGGCCGACTTGGTCATCGCCCCCACTGTGGACGATGAGCTCGCCGAAGCCGTCTCGACCGCCGTCAAGAAGTGGAAGTTCAAGCCTGCCGAGCGCAATGGCCAGCCGGTGGCGACGCGAGTCGTCCTCCCGGTCAAGGTTGTTGACCCGATCTCGGAGCGCGCGACTTTCGCTTCCAACTAA
- a CDS encoding HEAT repeat domain-containing protein, which yields MNCQRARQSFAELLDSRPAAPRDAESAAEIDAVRAHLANCPDCQREFASLSQTLAALDALPTPAPSSQLRRDFYALLEEEKNSAASIRASADREKRQHRAALWRLVLAPLGAAAFLAIGFIAGTRVAPPAQAPATLVADAATRRELQDLRAKVDRMESMNQLVAASFQQQQRPASERFHGVLTSTSTREPQDRVVDELITSLALDSSVNVRLRALEALFPYANQEVVRAGVLASLTREPNPVVQVSMIDFLASARDREAKPTLEKLAVNELTHTDVREAARRALTQL from the coding sequence ATGAACTGCCAACGCGCCCGCCAGAGCTTCGCCGAGCTCCTCGATTCGCGCCCCGCCGCCCCCCGCGATGCGGAGTCCGCCGCCGAGATCGACGCCGTCCGCGCCCACCTGGCCAACTGCCCCGACTGCCAGCGCGAGTTCGCCTCGCTGTCGCAGACCCTCGCCGCCCTCGACGCCCTGCCCACTCCCGCCCCCTCGTCCCAGTTGCGCCGCGATTTTTACGCCCTGCTGGAGGAGGAGAAAAACTCCGCCGCCAGCATCCGCGCCTCCGCCGATCGCGAGAAACGCCAGCACCGCGCCGCCCTCTGGCGCCTCGTCCTCGCGCCCCTCGGCGCCGCCGCCTTCCTTGCCATCGGGTTCATCGCCGGCACCCGCGTCGCCCCCCCGGCCCAGGCTCCGGCCACGCTCGTGGCTGACGCCGCCACCCGGCGCGAACTCCAGGACCTCCGTGCCAAGGTCGACCGCATGGAATCGATGAACCAGCTCGTCGCCGCCTCCTTCCAGCAGCAGCAGCGGCCCGCCAGCGAACGCTTCCACGGCGTCCTCACCTCGACCAGCACCCGCGAGCCGCAGGACCGCGTCGTCGACGAGCTCATCACCTCCCTCGCGCTCGACTCCAGCGTCAACGTCCGGCTCCGCGCCCTCGAGGCGCTCTTCCCCTACGCCAACCAGGAGGTCGTCCGCGCCGGCGTCCTCGCCTCCCTCACCCGCGAGCCCAACCCGGTCGTCCAGGTTTCCATGATCGATTTCCTCGCGTCGGCCCGCGATCGCGAGGCCAAGCCCACCCTCGAAAAACTCGCCGTCAACGAGCTCACGCACACCGACGTGCGCGAAGCCGCCCGCCGCGCGCTCACCCAGCTCTGA
- a CDS encoding fatty acid desaturase, which translates to MSSVRSPFLRRAASACVQWFDADYAPDGADKMRAEPDRVDWVRCIPFIILHAGCLGVIWVGWSPVAVWAAIALYFLRMFAVTGIYHRYFSHKTYSTTRVGQFLLALWGGTTVQRGPLWWAFHHRHHHQHSDDPEDAHSPHVHGFWWSHIGWITSRRNFPTDYSKVKDLAKYPELVWLNRFDTVVPFLFAIAIFGVGVLLERVAPGLGTNGWQMLVWAFFISTTVLFHGTSCINSMAHLMGRRRFKTDDDSRNSWILAFITLGEGWHNNHHRYQSATRNGFFWWEFDPTYYGLKALSLTRFIWGLKPVPQSILEEAAHADHHRTVAAAQAAHAARGEFSSLRRVMPAATAIAVATAAAGQVALPRRPESPPHHQSEPAAQPRPANDVPPQN; encoded by the coding sequence ATGTCCTCCGTCCGTTCCCCGTTCCTGCGTCGCGCCGCGTCGGCCTGCGTCCAGTGGTTTGATGCCGACTATGCGCCCGACGGCGCCGACAAGATGCGCGCCGAGCCCGACCGGGTCGATTGGGTGCGCTGCATTCCCTTCATCATCCTTCACGCCGGCTGTCTCGGCGTGATCTGGGTGGGCTGGAGCCCCGTCGCGGTCTGGGCCGCGATCGCCCTCTACTTCCTGCGGATGTTCGCCGTCACCGGCATCTACCACCGCTACTTCTCTCACAAGACCTACAGCACGACCCGCGTTGGCCAGTTCCTGCTGGCGCTCTGGGGCGGCACGACCGTGCAGCGCGGCCCGCTCTGGTGGGCGTTTCACCACCGGCACCATCACCAGCACTCCGACGACCCCGAGGACGCCCACTCGCCGCACGTGCACGGGTTCTGGTGGTCGCATATCGGCTGGATCACCAGCCGGCGCAATTTCCCGACCGACTACTCCAAGGTGAAGGACCTCGCGAAGTACCCCGAGCTCGTCTGGCTCAACCGCTTCGACACCGTGGTGCCGTTCCTTTTCGCGATCGCGATCTTCGGCGTCGGCGTGCTGCTCGAGCGCGTCGCGCCGGGCCTGGGCACCAACGGCTGGCAGATGCTGGTCTGGGCGTTCTTCATCAGCACGACCGTGCTCTTCCACGGCACGTCCTGCATCAATTCGATGGCGCACCTGATGGGCCGGCGCCGGTTCAAGACGGACGACGACTCGCGCAACAGCTGGATCCTGGCGTTCATCACGCTCGGCGAAGGCTGGCACAACAACCACCACCGGTATCAGTCCGCCACGCGCAACGGGTTCTTCTGGTGGGAATTCGATCCCACCTACTACGGCCTGAAGGCGCTCTCGCTGACGCGGTTCATCTGGGGCCTGAAGCCCGTGCCGCAGTCGATCCTCGAGGAGGCGGCCCACGCCGACCACCACCGCACCGTCGCCGCCGCGCAGGCCGCGCACGCCGCCCGCGGCGAGTTCTCGTCGCTCCGCCGCGTGATGCCCGCCGCCACCGCGATCGCCGTGGCGACCGCCGCCGCCGGCCAGGTCGCCCTCCCCCGCCGCCCCGAGTCGCCGCCGCACCACCAATCGGAACCCGCAGCCCAGCCCCGCCCGGCCAACGACGTCCCGCCCCAGAACTAA
- a CDS encoding RHS repeat-associated core domain-containing protein → MSVPFSSSIAEVNASDALQRTYVWGLDLASSLNATGGIGALVQMVDHTGTATAYLPAYDGGGNVAALMSSDGNPAAVYEYGPFGERMRAEGTYATTNPFRHATKFTDEESGLVYYGRRYYSPSLGRFISRDPIGAAGGPNLYGFVANDPVNRSDYLGMAQDDPPSDPGPNVYRRPPYDELGNTDYGVYGPGEPPPLGPSAPVAPNKGVQNKADCDKLRARLRQAQQIGAVNAARVLPGGMYSGGIALSSDDATSLSAGLIGALAAGAVQFYETRPVVNGPNGMQYLTNGGQAAEMFRTTGYVVGGISLVVDGKAMVTANNGTDRAFAGANLATDAFLLGGKGAITAWTGSAPSWLGPWGIALAGAQFSINAGTAYKLSADANEILRDNAKAAMETASRANATAADIQKQMTDGGCAP, encoded by the coding sequence ATGTCCGTCCCCTTTAGTTCATCCATCGCCGAGGTGAATGCCTCCGACGCGCTGCAACGGACGTATGTTTGGGGGCTGGACCTGGCGAGTTCGCTGAATGCGACGGGTGGGATCGGAGCGCTGGTGCAGATGGTCGATCACACCGGGACCGCGACGGCGTATCTGCCGGCGTATGACGGCGGCGGCAACGTGGCGGCGTTGATGAGCAGCGACGGCAACCCGGCGGCGGTCTATGAATACGGCCCGTTTGGCGAGCGGATGCGCGCGGAGGGGACCTACGCGACGACCAATCCGTTCCGGCACGCGACGAAGTTCACGGACGAGGAGTCGGGCTTGGTGTATTACGGCCGGCGGTATTATTCGCCGAGCCTGGGCCGGTTCATCAGCCGCGACCCCATCGGCGCCGCCGGCGGACCGAATCTGTACGGGTTTGTGGCCAACGATCCGGTCAACCGCTCGGACTATTTGGGTATGGCCCAAGACGATCCGCCGTCGGATCCTGGCCCGAATGTATATAGAAGGCCGCCGTATGATGAGCTAGGGAACACAGACTACGGGGTATACGGCCCGGGTGAGCCTCCGCCTTTGGGGCCGAGTGCTCCGGTAGCTCCAAACAAGGGTGTCCAAAACAAAGCAGACTGTGACAAGCTGCGCGCTCGTCTGCGCCAGGCCCAGCAGATTGGAGCAGTAAACGCCGCGCGAGTACTTCCCGGCGGCATGTACTCTGGTGGCATTGCGCTATCTAGCGATGATGCTACTTCGCTCTCCGCCGGCTTAATCGGTGCGCTTGCTGCTGGTGCGGTTCAGTTCTATGAAACGCGCCCAGTCGTCAACGGACCCAATGGGATGCAATACCTGACGAACGGAGGCCAAGCAGCGGAAATGTTTAGAACGACAGGATACGTCGTCGGCGGTATTTCCCTAGTAGTGGATGGAAAAGCGATGGTCACGGCCAACAATGGCACCGACCGGGCATTTGCGGGCGCAAATCTAGCCACCGATGCTTTTCTACTCGGAGGGAAAGGTGCGATCACTGCCTGGACAGGTTCAGCGCCGTCTTGGCTTGGGCCGTGGGGTATCGCCCTCGCGGGCGCGCAGTTTAGCATCAATGCTGGAACTGCATACAAACTGAGCGCCGATGCGAATGAGATACTGCGTGACAATGCGAAAGCCGCTATGGAAACCGCGAGCCGGGCGAATGCGACAGCGGCAGACATCCAGAAGCAGATGACAGATGGAGGGTGCGCGCCATGA
- a CDS encoding DUF4097 family beta strand repeat-containing protein — MKLSSLPRLLGTSALLALAVVGARADDNNATTVKFSDPAKPGTLRIKLARGDLKIRGADTPEVVVNSDATPQQQTRKDGLRVLTAAAGFNLKESNNVITLDAASDGWMGSPSDFDVTVPRGTNVVVSSGLGGDIDCRGVTGDIEIKTMHGEINLDDVRGAVLVETMNGEITANLREIKPGKSVSFVSTNGPVVLRVPADAKANVRLRTHNGSILTDFDEKALVTKVEATAASRRGRYGALNDETREAIRQAGRASAEAGRRAAEAVREAAEAARHGIKEATGEAVDDDATVVPPVPPVPPMPPIPVVTGGKLVTGVLNGGGPEISVTTMNGDVTVRKLEQK; from the coding sequence ATGAAACTCAGCTCCCTTCCCCGCCTCCTCGGCACCAGCGCACTCCTCGCGCTTGCCGTGGTTGGCGCCCGTGCCGACGACAACAACGCCACCACCGTCAAGTTCTCGGACCCCGCCAAGCCCGGCACCCTCCGCATCAAGCTCGCCCGCGGCGATCTCAAGATCCGCGGCGCGGATACGCCCGAGGTCGTCGTCAACTCCGACGCCACCCCCCAGCAGCAGACCCGCAAGGACGGGCTCCGCGTCCTCACCGCCGCCGCCGGCTTCAACCTCAAGGAAAGCAATAACGTCATCACGCTCGACGCCGCCTCCGACGGCTGGATGGGCAGCCCTTCCGACTTCGACGTCACAGTGCCGCGCGGCACCAACGTGGTCGTCAGTAGTGGCCTCGGCGGCGACATCGACTGCCGCGGCGTCACCGGCGACATCGAGATCAAGACCATGCACGGTGAGATCAACCTGGACGATGTCCGCGGCGCCGTGCTGGTCGAAACGATGAATGGTGAGATCACGGCCAACCTCCGTGAGATCAAGCCCGGCAAGTCCGTCTCCTTCGTCTCCACCAACGGCCCGGTCGTCCTCCGCGTACCCGCCGATGCCAAGGCCAACGTCCGGCTCCGCACCCACAACGGCAGCATCCTGACCGATTTCGACGAAAAGGCCCTCGTCACCAAGGTTGAGGCGACGGCCGCCAGCCGCCGCGGCCGCTACGGCGCGCTCAACGACGAGACGCGCGAGGCGATCCGTCAGGCCGGCCGCGCCAGCGCCGAAGCAGGGCGCCGCGCCGCGGAGGCAGTGCGCGAGGCCGCCGAGGCTGCCCGCCATGGCATCAAGGAAGCCACCGGCGAGGCCGTCGACGACGACGCCACCGTGGTCCCGCCCGTGCCACCGGTGCCGCCGATGCCGCCCATCCCGGTGGTGACGGGAGGCAAACTCGTGACCGGCGTGCTGAACGGCGGCGGCCCCGAGATCAGCGTCACCACGATGAACGGCGACGTGACCGTCCGGAAACTCGAGCAAAAGTAA
- a CDS encoding sigma-70 family RNA polymerase sigma factor, with product MAAASELRSDHALMLAVRDGELDALGELFERHHRPLFGFLYKLTSDRSAAEDITQVVFQRMLKYRHTYRDDGSFTAWMYHLARRCAADHFRRSSQAPHATDPAGLAEHADDRPHAGQHAASRDDHALLRTALSRLEHDDREVLLLARFQELSFAEVADILGCSVGAAKVRAHRALHALRDIYFRLQNPSRASSLE from the coding sequence GTGGCTGCCGCGTCAGAACTACGCTCAGATCATGCCCTCATGCTCGCGGTTCGCGACGGCGAACTCGACGCGCTCGGCGAACTCTTCGAGCGGCATCACCGCCCGCTCTTCGGCTTCCTGTACAAACTCACGTCCGACCGCTCCGCCGCCGAGGACATCACCCAGGTCGTCTTCCAGCGCATGCTGAAGTACCGGCACACGTACCGCGACGACGGCAGCTTCACCGCCTGGATGTACCACCTCGCGCGCCGCTGCGCCGCCGACCACTTCCGCCGCAGCAGCCAGGCCCCGCACGCCACCGACCCCGCCGGCCTCGCCGAGCACGCCGACGACCGTCCCCACGCCGGCCAGCACGCAGCCTCCCGCGACGACCACGCCCTCCTGCGCACCGCCTTGAGCCGGCTCGAACACGACGATCGCGAGGTTCTCCTGCTCGCACGCTTCCAGGAGCTCTCCTTTGCCGAAGTCGCCGACATCCTCGGCTGTTCCGTCGGTGCCGCCAAGGTCCGCGCCCACCGCGCCCTCCACGCGCTCCGCGACATCTACTTCCGCCTCCAAAACCCGTCCCGGGCCTCCTCCCTCGAATGA
- a CDS encoding transposase yields MARKWRVEYPGAVYHVINRGNYRAWVFREEGARDAFEACLREAAERYGWVLHAWVVMSNHFHLALETPAGNLVAGMQWLQSVYANRFNRYRGENGQLFQGRYKALLVEKGTALGQVCDYIHLNPVRARMITVEALGNYGHGSYRFLARPKARPAYLDVADFLMQAGGLADTPAGWRCYADYMAWQAAEGPAGRNQAYVNLTRGWALGTEEFKATALREQLVPKDHHAWTAADCREERSLRWRVVLDQCLSSLGCQCAPGDSKSAAWKVAIATHLRQTMGVPNGWLAEHLEMGSAFYVSKHVGLARNADHPAAELLLQLRKVKGKG; encoded by the coding sequence ATGGCGCGCAAATGGCGAGTGGAGTACCCCGGGGCGGTGTACCACGTGATCAATCGCGGGAACTATCGGGCGTGGGTGTTCCGGGAGGAGGGGGCGCGGGACGCGTTCGAGGCGTGCCTGCGGGAAGCGGCGGAGCGGTATGGGTGGGTGCTGCATGCGTGGGTGGTCATGAGCAATCACTTCCATCTGGCGCTCGAAACGCCGGCGGGGAACCTGGTGGCGGGCATGCAGTGGCTGCAAAGCGTGTACGCGAATCGGTTCAACCGATACCGGGGAGAGAACGGGCAGTTGTTCCAGGGACGATACAAGGCGCTGTTGGTGGAGAAGGGGACCGCCCTGGGACAGGTGTGTGACTATATTCACCTGAATCCCGTGCGCGCCCGCATGATCACGGTGGAGGCGCTCGGGAACTACGGCCACGGGAGCTATCGCTTTCTGGCCCGACCGAAGGCTCGTCCGGCCTATCTGGATGTAGCGGATTTCTTGATGCAGGCTGGAGGTTTGGCGGACACGCCGGCCGGTTGGCGATGCTACGCCGACTACATGGCGTGGCAGGCGGCGGAAGGACCGGCTGGACGCAACCAGGCCTACGTGAATCTGACGCGGGGTTGGGCGTTGGGGACCGAGGAGTTCAAGGCAACCGCCCTGCGCGAGCAGTTGGTGCCGAAAGACCATCATGCGTGGACGGCGGCCGACTGCCGGGAGGAGCGGAGCCTGCGCTGGCGGGTCGTGCTGGATCAGTGTCTCAGCTCGCTCGGATGCCAATGTGCGCCCGGCGATTCGAAGTCAGCGGCGTGGAAGGTCGCGATCGCGACGCATCTGCGGCAGACTATGGGCGTGCCGAACGGTTGGCTGGCCGAGCACCTCGAAATGGGGTCGGCGTTCTACGTCAGCAAGCACGTCGGGCTTGCGCGAAACGCCGATCACCCCGCCGCCGAACTCCTGCTCCAGCTCAGAAAGGTAAAAGGTAAGGGATGA